From the Deltaproteobacteria bacterium genome, the window TATCAGAAAGAAAACAAAAAGAAAAGAAAAAAATGACACCCGATTCAGGGCATCTTGATCCCCCGCTGCACTTCCTGAATAAACATCGCCTGAAGCTGTTTCATCCGTGTTCCCACAATTTCGGCGATGTTACGCATCAGGAAGAATCCGAAGTCCCTGTCGTCCCGGCAAATTTTCAGGAGGGAATCCCCATCCATGACAAGGACTTTCAACGATTCCCGGCAGACACCCGCCAGGGTATAACAATGGGGGGGGACCAGCGCCGACCAGCCCACGGACTCACCCCTTCCCTTTGAATCGATCGTCAGTTCGCCTTCCACCTGACCGATCTTGAACCGAAAGGTGAGGTCCAGGACCCCTTCCCGTATCACATAAAGGACAT encodes:
- a CDS encoding cyclic nucleotide-binding domain-containing protein; amino-acid sequence: MATTDELLGNRLFQDISVLNLERVLLISEEVVFAPGTRIFEEGEKADVLYVIREGVLDLTFRFKIGQVEGELTIDSKGRGESVGWSALVPPHCYTLAGVCRESLKVLVMDGDSLLKICRDDRDFGFFLMRNIAEIVGTRMKQLQAMFIQEVQRGIKMP